A stretch of the Teretinema zuelzerae genome encodes the following:
- a CDS encoding sce7725 family protein, with product MYYPYLRGRQYELIALREMLEHDLLGTNIIPIIEPVKASSTLISTLESFVEKKKEVIVIQNPMAGSFSSEISRKAPYKEKYEKQSNDANIIPAFLVEPKSANLLGPFVEKETKDTLLISNDIDTLPFLKSLQNSPRITAFVIPDESTFRKNISANKISLGDHFKKRVKNSLYSEITDEFFTHDHLSFREDGYSGYSDFSIIGDDYTENGFAPYAVAIHMVYFDMEKNLRVHHFVSDTNGDIYDTAGKFAEALFKLVEFDELETCNTYAIRIFRELYEGQEYPGLGTVKKLAIMHHLELIKQYFDNVN from the coding sequence ATGTATTATCCGTATCTCCGTGGGCGACAATATGAGTTAATTGCACTTAGAGAGATGTTGGAACATGATTTACTCGGTACAAATATCATACCGATCATCGAACCCGTTAAAGCCTCATCGACGCTAATTTCTACACTAGAAAGCTTTGTTGAAAAAAAGAAAGAGGTCATAGTTATTCAGAATCCAATGGCAGGGTCGTTTTCATCAGAAATTAGTCGAAAAGCGCCGTATAAAGAAAAATATGAGAAACAATCAAACGATGCGAATATTATTCCGGCGTTTCTTGTTGAACCTAAATCTGCCAACTTGCTTGGGCCTTTTGTCGAAAAAGAAACTAAGGACACACTATTAATTAGTAATGATATAGACACGTTGCCTTTCTTAAAATCACTTCAGAATAGCCCCCGAATAACCGCATTCGTAATCCCAGATGAGAGTACCTTCCGCAAAAATATCAGCGCAAACAAAATATCACTTGGAGATCATTTTAAAAAGCGAGTAAAAAATAGTTTGTATTCTGAGATAACAGATGAGTTCTTTACTCACGATCATCTTTCTTTTAGAGAAGATGGATATTCTGGTTACTCGGATTTTTCCATTATTGGCGATGATTATACCGAGAATGGATTTGCACCGTATGCTGTTGCGATTCACATGGTCTATTTTGACATGGAGAAGAACTTACGCGTTCATCACTTCGTTTCAGATACGAATGGTGATATTTACGACACCGCTGGAAAGTTTGCAGAGGCTTTGTTCAAGCTAGTCGAGTTTGATGAACTCGAAACCTGTAATACTTATGCTATTCGCATTTTCCGTGAATTATACGAGGGGCAGGAATATCCAGGCTTGGGAACAGTAAAGAAACTTGCGATAATGCATCATCTTGAATTGATAAAACAGTATTTTGATAATGTAAACTAA
- a CDS encoding site-specific DNA-methyltransferase, with protein MPTLNWIGKDKVINHHLDVPFRTLVPSYSFGDAEATKDNLIIHGDNLEALKALLPQYEGKVKLIYIDPPYNTGNEGWVYNDNVNDPKIKKWLGEVVGKEGEDLSRHDKWLCMMYPRLKLLQKLLREDGAISISIDDVEHAHLKLICDEIFGINNFLANIVWQSKDTPGNNSSGIAETHNHILLYRKSELCELTLLTRDEKQLSTYINPDNDPRGNWLPTPLTRVEYRERDFYTIKNKVGDSVYPPQGSSWRRPPDEMKRLENENRIWWGKSGDAKFPMEKKFLSEVKQGVVNQTWWPYNFGGSTRNASAELKLLFGGNKAFETPKPIQLATRIIQLLDDPDSIILDSFSGSGTTAHAVLKLNQEDGGHRKFIMIEMEDYAETITAERVRRVINGYGAEGKEVPGTGGGFSYLTLGPAVFTAEGALNPEVEDEALRQYIWYAETKSALPAKKLKNKFHLGSAFGVSYYFYYIKGQETVLDFDFLKTVRDKDEQYVIYADSCTIDSEYLKSRNITFKKIPRDISRY; from the coding sequence ATGCCCACTTTGAACTGGATCGGTAAAGATAAAGTCATAAATCACCATCTGGACGTGCCGTTTCGCACGCTTGTGCCTTCATATTCCTTCGGCGACGCGGAAGCCACGAAAGATAATCTTATAATCCACGGGGACAACCTCGAAGCATTGAAAGCCCTTCTTCCACAGTACGAAGGCAAGGTAAAGCTCATCTATATCGATCCTCCCTACAACACCGGCAACGAAGGCTGGGTTTATAATGACAACGTCAACGATCCCAAGATCAAGAAATGGCTCGGCGAAGTCGTCGGTAAAGAAGGTGAAGACCTTTCCCGTCATGACAAGTGGCTTTGCATGATGTACCCGAGACTCAAACTGTTGCAAAAATTGCTTCGAGAAGATGGAGCAATAAGTATAAGTATAGATGACGTGGAACATGCACATTTGAAATTGATCTGTGATGAAATCTTTGGAATCAATAATTTCTTGGCAAATATTGTCTGGCAATCAAAGGATACTCCAGGCAATAATTCCTCCGGTATTGCAGAAACCCATAATCATATTCTTTTATACAGAAAAAGCGAGTTATGTGAACTTACTCTTTTGACACGAGATGAAAAACAACTAAGCACATATATCAATCCGGATAATGACCCAAGAGGGAATTGGCTACCAACCCCATTAACACGAGTTGAGTATCGTGAACGAGACTTCTATACAATAAAAAACAAAGTTGGTGATTCTGTCTATCCGCCGCAAGGAAGTAGTTGGCGGCGACCTCCTGACGAAATGAAACGACTTGAGAATGAAAACAGAATATGGTGGGGTAAAAGTGGAGATGCAAAATTTCCGATGGAAAAGAAGTTTCTATCAGAAGTGAAACAAGGTGTTGTTAACCAAACGTGGTGGCCCTACAACTTTGGTGGTAGTACGCGAAATGCAAGTGCAGAATTAAAGTTACTTTTTGGAGGTAATAAAGCTTTCGAAACACCTAAGCCAATTCAACTCGCAACAAGAATAATTCAATTACTTGATGATCCCGACTCCATCATCCTTGATTCCTTCTCCGGTTCTGGCACTACGGCCCATGCCGTGCTCAAGCTCAATCAGGAAGACGGCGGGCATCGTAAGTTCATCATGATCGAGATGGAAGATTATGCCGAAACTATCACGGCGGAGCGTGTTCGCCGCGTTATCAATGGGTATGGAGCAGAAGGCAAGGAAGTTCCCGGGACCGGTGGTGGGTTCTCGTATCTCACGCTTGGCCCTGCAGTATTCACCGCAGAAGGCGCACTCAATCCTGAAGTAGAAGACGAAGCACTCAGGCAATATATCTGGTATGCCGAAACGAAGTCTGCATTGCCCGCGAAAAAGCTCAAGAATAAATTCCATCTCGGATCTGCTTTTGGCGTTTCGTATTATTTCTACTACATCAAGGGTCAAGAAACCGTTCTTGACTTCGACTTTCTGAAAACCGTCAGGGATAAGGATGAGCAGTATGTCATCTATGCCGACTCATGCACCATAGATTCCGAATATCTGAAATCGCGGAATATTACGTTCAAGAAAATCCCGCGTGACATATCGAGGTATTAA
- a CDS encoding UvrD-helicase domain-containing protein gives MSELAKTLADCRTNGYVIAPAGYGKTHLIAMAVKLAKERQLVLTHTYAGVYSLRNKMAMLNVDHSLYEIDTIASWSLRFCLAYPKSSQWDILNPSSSTEWNKLYDSTEYLLRKIFIQQIIQESYNGVYVDEYQDCSKQQHSVLLFLANLLPCRVLGDPLQGIFSFADESVDWESDIYPNFRCLGKLDKPWRWENAHSTEFAEWLITARKNLEAHRKIDLSRGLPPQVKVMPISMSSYSDPQKNRLFYGALQKTGSYIVIYSGDQRSKNSGHNLARSLGGVFSSIEEVECNELKKIFQKLDTTISNQAKVLQIIDFSKKCFTGIDKVLAAGTIRGEIATITKKSKSPELTQYVNNFINSSCSTTLRDFFKLLKNTPDCKVYRRDLFNRFMCVLDLMSAKSIRTFVEANESYQAIFRRSGRPLKFPRLIGTTLLVKGLEYDHAIYIDTGIADEKNLYVALTRASKSLTIITTKTAIP, from the coding sequence ATGAGTGAATTGGCGAAAACGCTTGCAGACTGTCGAACAAATGGATACGTTATCGCGCCTGCTGGCTATGGCAAGACTCACCTAATTGCAATGGCGGTTAAACTAGCAAAAGAACGGCAACTTGTTTTGACGCATACCTATGCAGGAGTATATTCCTTGCGTAATAAAATGGCAATGCTTAACGTTGATCATTCCTTATATGAAATAGATACGATTGCGAGTTGGTCATTACGATTTTGCCTTGCATACCCCAAATCCAGTCAATGGGATATCCTCAATCCTTCGTCTTCAACAGAGTGGAACAAACTTTATGATTCTACTGAATATTTGCTTCGCAAAATATTCATTCAACAGATAATTCAAGAATCTTATAATGGTGTGTATGTTGATGAATATCAGGACTGCTCAAAACAACAGCATTCTGTTTTATTATTTCTCGCAAATCTTCTACCGTGTAGGGTTCTTGGTGATCCATTGCAAGGAATCTTTAGTTTTGCAGACGAATCGGTTGACTGGGAAAGTGATATATACCCAAACTTTCGTTGTTTAGGAAAACTGGATAAACCATGGCGATGGGAGAATGCACATTCGACTGAATTTGCTGAATGGTTAATAACAGCTAGGAAAAATCTTGAAGCTCATAGAAAAATTGATCTCTCTCGGGGATTACCACCGCAAGTTAAAGTGATGCCTATTTCGATGTCATCATATTCAGATCCCCAAAAAAATCGGCTGTTTTATGGAGCGTTACAGAAAACGGGTTCTTATATTGTTATTTATTCTGGTGATCAACGATCAAAGAATTCCGGGCACAATCTTGCTAGATCATTAGGCGGTGTATTCTCGTCAATAGAGGAAGTCGAGTGCAATGAACTAAAGAAAATATTTCAAAAACTTGATACAACTATCTCAAATCAAGCTAAAGTCTTGCAAATTATTGATTTTTCAAAGAAATGCTTTACAGGTATTGATAAGGTTCTTGCGGCCGGAACCATCCGAGGAGAGATCGCCACGATCACAAAAAAAAGTAAATCTCCAGAACTTACACAATATGTAAACAACTTTATAAATTCCTCCTGTAGTACCACACTGCGGGATTTTTTTAAATTACTTAAAAACACACCAGATTGCAAAGTATACCGACGTGATTTATTCAATCGCTTCATGTGTGTTTTAGATCTTATGTCAGCAAAATCAATAAGGACATTCGTAGAAGCTAATGAATCATATCAAGCAATCTTTCGTCGATCTGGGCGTCCTTTAAAATTTCCACGATTAATCGGAACCACACTACTAGTAAAAGGGCTCGAATATGATCATGCAATTTATATCGACACAGGAATTGCAGATGAAAAAAACTTATATGTTGCTCTAACAAGAGCTTCTAAGTCGTTGACTATAATAACAACAAAAACTGCTATACCGTAA
- a CDS encoding helix-turn-helix domain-containing protein has translation MSTQKESKDTYMSSTIEDQEVRFAKRLREERERAKISQLDLAMKAKLSQNMVNFIETGKRKPNLHTILKLSVALNISPAVLFDDPIEEREEAKKTVLSIISRYF, from the coding sequence GTGTCAACACAAAAAGAAAGTAAAGATACATACATGAGTTCCACGATTGAGGATCAAGAAGTGAGATTTGCTAAACGACTTCGTGAGGAAAGGGAGCGAGCAAAGATCTCCCAACTCGATCTAGCCATGAAGGCAAAGTTATCTCAGAATATGGTCAATTTTATCGAAACTGGTAAACGAAAACCAAATCTACACACGATATTGAAGCTTTCCGTTGCTCTTAATATCAGTCCTGCTGTGCTCTTTGATGATCCAATAGAAGAACGGGAAGAAGCAAAGAAAACTGTCCTGTCGATCATTTCAAGATACTTCTGA
- a CDS encoding DEAD/DEAH box helicase: MELKKYQKTVLADLDDFLVHLNKSPSMTNAFNDYWRDRQIRVGTGTRSLKAFREIIKGVPSVCLKVPTAGGKTLLGVHGIHRYFQARPASPKVVVWLVPSLTILDQTIKNFRNPEHPYRMKLDALFQGRVQILSKDEALSGTGFSPEAVRSLLSVIVLSFDSFRAQNKEGRKVYQENGNLSTFANLYTINKAIANADPTSLAQVLNTLTPMIVVDESHNAGSALSIDMLENLNPGFILELTATPRDTSNIISYVDALALKKEQMVKLPVVVYNNHDSTEVIANAIALRENLQRLADEEEASGGSYIRPIVLFQAEPKSKDDTLTFSKLKDKLVDFGIPKESIAIKTADVNELKNITLEDRACPIKYIITVNALKEGWDCPFAYILATVANRTSPVDVEQILGRILRQPYVRSHKKAMLNMSYVLTSSSAFLDTLDNIVSGLNHAGFSKNDYRIKDGQTIEQTQETPPPAKATRELAMADVIDSITPPTPNTAEQNAAQVVADIENIALESEAAMNEVIEQSKENPSLAVPFDLQGAYDMYEIKPQYREKAASISIPQFFEDIDAGLFNDGDESRKIITKSSFLKDFKLSRQAVNLSMDGTSAEAYSVDLASYELGESTPEYTRLATKELEAFAKFLNTLSPKDQQRELFAKIYPQLSRFDHVSDAELKEYVLKVFSALNPDQLETVKQNPYIFASKLKLQIDQLSAAYGQTQFDRAISANRIYAYESWTFPKTIGPLDTKAGLPKSLYLEEDKPNNFELRVINEVANLDNILFWHRNIERKGFWLNGWINHFPDFIIVTTRGNIILMETKGDDRDNSDSEQKLKLGKAWQAAAGRNYKYFMVFDQKLIDGALKMDDFMGVIKEL, encoded by the coding sequence ATGGAACTTAAAAAATATCAGAAAACAGTCCTTGCCGATCTTGACGATTTCCTCGTCCACCTGAATAAGTCGCCTTCAATGACGAACGCATTTAATGACTACTGGCGAGACCGACAAATCCGCGTCGGAACGGGAACCCGATCTCTGAAGGCCTTCCGCGAGATCATCAAAGGCGTTCCGTCAGTCTGCCTCAAAGTCCCGACCGCAGGAGGGAAAACCCTTCTGGGCGTTCACGGGATCCATCGATATTTTCAGGCGCGTCCAGCGTCGCCAAAAGTCGTAGTGTGGCTCGTTCCGTCGCTAACCATCCTTGACCAGACAATCAAGAACTTCCGTAATCCCGAACATCCCTACCGGATGAAGCTCGACGCGCTTTTTCAGGGGCGAGTGCAAATCCTTTCAAAGGACGAGGCGCTTTCAGGAACGGGCTTTTCGCCTGAGGCCGTCCGCTCGCTGCTTTCGGTAATCGTGTTGAGTTTCGACTCTTTCCGCGCACAGAACAAAGAAGGTAGAAAGGTATATCAGGAAAACGGAAACCTGAGTACCTTTGCCAATCTGTATACGATCAACAAGGCTATCGCCAACGCCGATCCAACATCTCTCGCTCAAGTTCTGAACACGCTGACGCCAATGATCGTCGTCGACGAGAGCCACAATGCAGGCTCGGCACTGAGCATCGATATGCTGGAAAATCTCAATCCGGGCTTTATCCTCGAACTCACCGCGACCCCGCGCGACACGAGCAATATCATAAGCTACGTTGACGCGCTCGCTCTAAAGAAAGAGCAGATGGTCAAACTCCCCGTCGTCGTCTATAACAATCATGACTCGACGGAAGTCATCGCAAACGCTATCGCCCTGCGCGAAAACCTTCAGCGGCTCGCCGATGAGGAAGAAGCGAGCGGCGGCTCGTATATCAGGCCGATCGTTCTGTTCCAGGCGGAACCAAAATCAAAAGACGATACTCTCACCTTCTCGAAACTCAAGGACAAGCTCGTTGACTTCGGTATTCCGAAGGAATCGATTGCCATCAAAACAGCGGACGTGAACGAGCTCAAGAATATCACACTTGAAGATCGCGCCTGCCCGATCAAGTATATTATTACGGTCAACGCCCTCAAAGAAGGCTGGGACTGTCCCTTCGCCTACATCCTCGCGACGGTCGCAAATCGGACAAGCCCGGTCGATGTCGAGCAGATTCTCGGCCGCATTCTCCGGCAGCCGTATGTCCGCTCGCACAAGAAAGCGATGCTCAACATGTCCTATGTACTCACATCGTCTTCAGCCTTTCTTGATACCCTCGACAACATCGTTTCCGGCCTCAATCATGCCGGTTTTTCCAAGAACGATTACCGTATCAAGGATGGCCAAACCATTGAGCAGACACAGGAAACGCCTCCTCCTGCGAAAGCTACTCGCGAACTGGCAATGGCAGACGTGATCGATTCGATTACTCCACCTACTCCAAATACCGCAGAACAAAACGCCGCACAGGTTGTGGCGGATATAGAGAATATCGCTCTAGAATCCGAAGCCGCGATGAATGAAGTAATAGAACAGTCAAAAGAGAATCCCTCGCTCGCGGTTCCCTTTGATCTACAGGGAGCATATGATATGTACGAAATAAAACCGCAATATCGCGAAAAAGCTGCATCTATCAGTATCCCGCAATTCTTTGAAGACATAGACGCAGGCCTTTTCAACGATGGGGACGAAAGCAGAAAAATCATCACCAAATCGTCCTTTCTCAAGGACTTCAAGCTTTCCCGCCAGGCGGTAAACCTGTCGATGGACGGCACTTCGGCGGAAGCCTATAGCGTCGATCTCGCATCCTACGAACTCGGAGAATCTACGCCTGAGTATACGCGCTTAGCAACAAAGGAACTTGAGGCGTTCGCAAAGTTCCTGAACACGCTTTCCCCCAAGGATCAACAGCGCGAACTTTTTGCAAAAATCTATCCACAATTATCGCGTTTCGATCATGTCTCGGACGCAGAACTCAAAGAATACGTACTCAAGGTATTCTCGGCTCTCAACCCCGATCAGCTCGAAACCGTCAAACAGAATCCATACATCTTCGCATCAAAGCTGAAACTTCAGATCGATCAACTTTCCGCCGCTTACGGGCAAACGCAATTTGACCGCGCGATTTCCGCAAATCGTATTTACGCTTATGAAAGCTGGACGTTCCCAAAGACTATCGGACCGCTTGATACCAAAGCAGGTCTCCCGAAGAGCCTGTATCTCGAAGAGGATAAGCCGAATAATTTCGAACTTCGTGTTATCAATGAAGTCGCAAATCTTGACAACATCCTTTTCTGGCATCGCAACATCGAGCGGAAGGGATTTTGGCTGAATGGATGGATTAATCATTTTCCCGATTTTATCATCGTCACTACTCGGGGGAATATTATTCTCATGGAAACCAAAGGCGATGATCGAGACAACTCAGATTCCGAACAAAAGCTTAAACTAGGCAAAGCATGGCAAGCGGCAGCCGGTCGAAACTATAAATATTTTATGGTTTTTGATCAAAAACTTATAGATGGTGCTCTCAAGATGGATGATTTTATGGGTGTTATTAAAGAGCTGTAG
- a CDS encoding ABC transporter permease: protein MKNWTLMLFIRSIRTSFAERAAYRGDFFLSFAVSFLLELVTPLVTLLVYRSGTSFPGWTMEEAMLIQAIFLLSRGIAFPLFFGMVWVVFDQAVQGSFEITLLKPRSPLLLTMLRGIDIEGLSRLLGGLLLVALTIGNLPKPSAAGWLAFVFFMPLSVLVLFSFALFMAGSLFVWIGNSRVFELLEAVLVFSRYPGSIYSKPLEWALAAGLPLSAIALFPAEALLGRFSAQMFFAVPSSLAFFALGLFFWKSMIRRYAGGGG from the coding sequence ATGAAAAACTGGACGCTCATGCTCTTTATCCGTTCGATCAGAACCTCCTTCGCCGAACGGGCGGCGTACCGGGGCGACTTTTTTCTGAGCTTCGCCGTTTCGTTTCTCCTGGAACTGGTGACGCCGCTGGTAACCCTGCTCGTGTACCGCTCGGGAACCTCGTTTCCCGGCTGGACGATGGAAGAAGCGATGCTCATCCAGGCGATATTCCTGCTCTCGAGAGGCATCGCGTTTCCGCTGTTCTTCGGCATGGTGTGGGTGGTCTTCGATCAGGCGGTACAGGGAAGCTTCGAGATAACCCTGCTCAAGCCCCGATCTCCGCTGCTGCTGACCATGCTCAGGGGAATCGATATCGAAGGACTCAGCCGTTTGCTCGGCGGCTTGCTGCTCGTAGCGCTCACTATCGGAAATCTGCCCAAGCCGTCCGCCGCGGGCTGGCTCGCCTTCGTCTTTTTCATGCCGCTTTCGGTACTCGTCCTTTTTTCGTTCGCGTTATTCATGGCAGGGAGTTTATTCGTCTGGATAGGCAACAGCCGGGTGTTTGAGCTTCTTGAGGCGGTGCTGGTTTTTTCCCGCTACCCCGGCTCGATCTATTCGAAACCCCTGGAGTGGGCGCTCGCGGCGGGCCTTCCCCTCTCGGCTATCGCGCTGTTTCCCGCGGAAGCTCTCCTCGGCAGATTCAGCGCGCAGATGTTTTTCGCCGTTCCCTCGTCTCTCGCTTTTTTCGCATTGGGACTGTTTTTCTGGAAATCAATGATCCGCCGTTACGCGGGCGGAGGAGGCTGA
- a CDS encoding ABC transporter permease, whose amino-acid sequence MPSIVSGFKTLRAVAFVTWKEWAAYRSHMLLSLAIGPAYFLAQVFIWKSVFAGKETLGGLTLEGMLLYYGASSVIYYLTMDFADWNLQMLVRTGRFLTYILRPMSHRFFAFSQKAGHRMLGFVFEFIPVWLIFFFVFRIPLVPARPFWAALSIALAFVIMFLINYSAGLLAFWLTRTDGIRALIRLLRDLLAGVFIPLSFFPEAAQKILFFLPFQFTSYVPVRVFLGSYDLAGIRLEIHEIVGLQAIMALAMFGVTEALWRLGIKRFTGAGA is encoded by the coding sequence ATGCCGTCCATAGTCTCCGGTTTTAAAACCCTACGGGCGGTCGCCTTCGTAACCTGGAAGGAATGGGCCGCCTACCGTTCGCACATGCTCCTCTCGCTCGCGATCGGGCCGGCGTACTTTCTCGCCCAGGTCTTTATCTGGAAATCCGTGTTCGCGGGGAAGGAAACGCTCGGCGGCTTAACGCTCGAGGGAATGCTCCTTTACTACGGAGCGTCCTCGGTAATCTACTACCTCACGATGGACTTCGCAGACTGGAACCTGCAAATGCTTGTACGCACCGGCCGCTTCCTCACCTATATTCTCAGGCCGATGTCGCACCGGTTTTTCGCCTTCTCGCAAAAAGCCGGACACCGGATGCTCGGCTTCGTCTTCGAGTTCATTCCGGTATGGCTCATCTTTTTTTTCGTATTCAGGATTCCTCTCGTTCCCGCCCGTCCGTTCTGGGCGGCGCTGTCGATCGCTCTCGCGTTTGTAATCATGTTTCTCATCAACTATTCCGCCGGCCTCCTCGCCTTCTGGCTCACGCGCACGGACGGCATACGCGCCCTTATCAGGCTCCTGCGCGATCTCCTCGCCGGTGTGTTCATCCCGCTTTCCTTCTTTCCCGAGGCGGCACAAAAAATTCTCTTCTTCCTGCCGTTCCAGTTCACCAGCTATGTTCCGGTACGCGTATTCCTGGGCTCGTACGATCTCGCCGGCATACGCCTGGAAATTCATGAAATCGTCGGCCTGCAGGCGATCATGGCTCTGGCGATGTTCGGAGTCACGGAGGCGTTATGGAGGCTGGGGATCAAACGCTTTACCGGAGCCGGAGCATGA
- a CDS encoding sce7726 family protein: MGNNNTSVLNRVFSRNTLSAILAGKEENPYAIAVRRYVDDPQGKKNRQIISEIYRVLNEDHRNEYFYKNSLLNNLLLHDPHHNLRNTIALTEIPVGRSKVDLVLINGLAHVYEIKTELDNFDRLDSQISNYYKAFDHVSVVTCQENVEKLLSILSGTHTGIVVLQSDSTLVTVKPSVEEQSQLDHVTMFKILRKQEYSNIIMQEFKSLPDVSQFEYFTAYKQLFCQIDINKAYRLFLSELKKRSTITEEKYFMIPDELKSLVYFSKLKVTDFEKIERFLHSYF; this comes from the coding sequence ATGGGAAATAACAACACATCTGTATTAAATCGTGTTTTTTCCCGAAACACTTTATCCGCAATTTTAGCGGGCAAAGAAGAAAATCCTTACGCTATAGCAGTTCGTCGATATGTCGATGACCCACAGGGGAAAAAAAACAGGCAAATAATCAGTGAAATATATCGCGTCCTGAATGAAGACCATCGCAATGAATATTTCTATAAAAACTCGTTACTGAATAACCTATTATTGCATGATCCGCATCATAATCTTAGGAACACCATCGCTTTGACTGAAATACCTGTTGGCCGATCTAAAGTCGATCTAGTTCTAATTAATGGGCTGGCTCATGTATACGAGATCAAAACAGAATTGGATAATTTTGATCGACTGGATTCGCAAATCAGCAATTACTACAAGGCCTTTGACCATGTCAGTGTCGTGACTTGCCAAGAAAACGTTGAAAAGCTTTTATCAATATTATCTGGAACTCATACAGGCATCGTTGTTCTTCAATCAGACTCGACCCTGGTTACCGTGAAGCCATCTGTAGAAGAACAATCTCAACTTGACCACGTCACAATGTTCAAGATTCTGCGCAAACAAGAATACTCGAATATTATTATGCAAGAATTCAAATCGCTTCCGGATGTCTCACAATTTGAATATTTTACTGCCTACAAACAACTTTTCTGTCAGATAGACATTAACAAAGCGTATCGTTTATTTCTCAGTGAGCTAAAGAAACGTAGCACAATTACTGAAGAGAAGTATTTTATGATACCTGACGAATTGAAGTCTTTGGTTTATTTTTCGAAATTAAAAGTAACCGATTTCGAAAAAATTGAGAGGTTCCTTCATTCCTATTTCTAA
- a CDS encoding ABC transporter ATP-binding protein yields the protein MQIDIQGLTKTYTTWNRGSTFSEVLKSLVRREKTDVHALKGIDLSIDSGELVGFLGPNGAGKSTMLKILTGVLYPTAGSVSVMGVCPWKDRKKYVAGIGAVFGQKSQLVWDIPPADSFMMNQAIYRIPDARFRRTMDRLVDMLSVRDQMKQPTRNLSLGERMKCEFIMAMLHEPRIVFLDEPTIGLDVIAKDKIRAFIQEMNRDGVTFILTTHDLDDVERLAQRVIVINHGSIVFDDGISALRQHFGAKKIITASCAAPCFVSTEDGVSALPSGVSLLSRLSESDVVLECDTSVMDLPSLIRLVSETFGLRDLVVEDIPIETVIKELYAKE from the coding sequence ATGCAGATCGATATTCAGGGTCTTACAAAGACATATACGACATGGAACCGGGGAAGCACGTTTTCCGAGGTGCTAAAAAGCCTCGTACGGAGGGAGAAAACCGATGTTCATGCCCTCAAGGGAATCGACCTCTCGATCGATTCGGGCGAGCTGGTCGGATTTTTAGGACCGAACGGAGCCGGAAAATCCACGATGCTCAAAATACTCACCGGAGTCCTCTATCCGACTGCCGGCAGCGTCTCGGTCATGGGCGTATGCCCGTGGAAGGACAGAAAAAAATACGTCGCGGGAATCGGCGCGGTTTTCGGCCAGAAATCCCAGCTGGTCTGGGATATACCGCCGGCGGATTCCTTCATGATGAACCAGGCGATCTACCGCATACCCGACGCCAGGTTCAGGCGGACGATGGACAGGCTCGTCGATATGCTTTCCGTGCGCGATCAAATGAAGCAGCCGACGAGGAATCTCTCCCTGGGAGAGCGCATGAAATGCGAGTTCATCATGGCAATGCTTCACGAACCCCGCATTGTGTTCCTCGACGAGCCGACCATCGGCCTCGATGTGATCGCCAAGGATAAAATCCGCGCCTTCATCCAGGAGATGAATCGGGACGGAGTCACCTTCATTCTCACCACCCACGATCTCGACGACGTCGAGCGTCTCGCGCAGAGAGTTATCGTGATCAATCACGGAAGCATCGTCTTCGACGACGGCATATCCGCTCTCCGGCAGCACTTCGGCGCGAAGAAAATCATTACGGCATCCTGCGCCGCCCCGTGCTTCGTTTCAACCGAGGATGGCGTTTCCGCGCTACCATCCGGAGTCTCGCTTCTCTCCCGCCTCTCCGAATCCGACGTAGTACTCGAGTGCGACACCTCGGTCATGGATCTCCCCTCCCTCATCCGCCTCGTTTCCGAAACCTTCGGGCTTCGCGATCTCGTCGTAGAGGATATTCCCATAGAGACGGTGATCAAGGAACTGTACGCGAAGGAATAA